A portion of the Vicinamibacteria bacterium genome contains these proteins:
- the rplT gene encoding 50S ribosomal protein L20, translated as MPRVRRGSNRRDRRRKVLKLAKGYRGTKSKLYRSAKESVDKALSYAYRDRRARKRDFRRLWIIRISAAARANDLSYSRLMAGLAKAEVALNRKQLAEIAAGDPEAFVELASVARKALGEAEAG; from the coding sequence ATGCCCAGAGTAAGAAGAGGTTCCAATCGCCGCGACCGACGCCGCAAGGTGTTGAAGCTCGCCAAGGGTTACCGCGGGACTAAGAGCAAACTCTACCGTTCGGCCAAGGAATCGGTCGACAAGGCCCTGTCCTATGCCTATCGCGATCGCCGCGCCCGGAAGCGTGACTTCCGGCGCTTGTGGATTATTCGCATCAGTGCCGCGGCCCGCGCCAACGACCTGAGCTACAGCAGGCTCATGGCCGGGCTCGCAAAGGCGGAAGTCGCTCTGAACCGCAAACAGCTGGCCGAGATTGCCGCGGGAGACCCCGAGGCCTTCGTGGAGCTTGCGAGCGTCGCCCGGAAGGCGCTCGGCGAGGCAGAGGCCGGCTGA
- the rpmI gene encoding 50S ribosomal protein L35 produces MKSHRGAAKRFKKTATGKIKRSHAFGSHILTKKSRHRKRRLRKSTVVAKSDASFIAPLLPRKS; encoded by the coding sequence TTGAAGTCGCATCGCGGTGCGGCCAAGCGTTTCAAGAAGACCGCGACGGGAAAGATCAAACGAAGCCACGCCTTCGGGAGCCATATCCTCACGAAGAAGAGCCGACATCGCAAGCGAAGGCTCAGGAAGTCCACGGTCGTCGCCAAGTCGGATGCGAGCTTCATCGCCCCTCTCCTGCCGAGGAAGAGCTAA